From the genome of Thermoflexus hugenholtzii, one region includes:
- a CDS encoding phosphatase PAP2 family protein, with protein MRSYMAWYLVAGYLGASWAVALGVLLLRWGRGRASWELQGVGVLLLLASGIGFFAGVPEIWTPGPAGTELAAMSGLAMLGAWGVLRALQALTGSRPASGVAISDPHPSRGERPEPGAEGVRNAGLRPLLWGGLLALLLILWRWDVPLFFALNAYAGRVPWLDGLARLLINDYAVPTALAMLAWWMWWSGDPVQQAAVLRAVLAVPLSGALLEAMNAVYFRPRPFTDHEVHLLFYHPSDSSFPSNAATVAWAIAVSLKTGNRRVGWVAMGLAAGISLARVYGGVHYPLDVVAGALLGAGLSGALFRSRMFRAASLRLARRIGGRFRL; from the coding sequence GTGCGGTCGTATATGGCCTGGTATCTGGTGGCGGGCTACCTGGGGGCGTCGTGGGCGGTCGCCCTGGGGGTCCTCCTCCTCCGCTGGGGCCGAGGCCGCGCCTCGTGGGAACTCCAGGGCGTGGGGGTTCTCCTCCTGCTGGCCAGCGGCATCGGCTTCTTCGCGGGCGTCCCGGAGATCTGGACGCCGGGGCCGGCAGGCACGGAGCTGGCGGCGATGAGCGGGCTGGCCATGCTGGGGGCGTGGGGGGTCTTGCGGGCGCTGCAGGCCCTGACCGGATCCCGGCCCGCCTCCGGTGTAGCGATCTCCGATCCGCATCCTTCACGGGGCGAGAGGCCGGAGCCGGGGGCTGAGGGGGTGAGGAACGCCGGGCTCCGGCCGCTTCTGTGGGGTGGGCTCCTCGCGCTGTTGCTGATCCTCTGGCGCTGGGATGTGCCGCTCTTCTTCGCGTTGAACGCCTATGCCGGCCGGGTTCCCTGGCTGGACGGGCTGGCCCGCTTGCTGATCAACGACTATGCGGTGCCCACGGCTCTGGCCATGCTGGCCTGGTGGATGTGGTGGAGCGGCGATCCGGTGCAGCAGGCGGCCGTCCTGCGGGCCGTCCTCGCCGTTCCCCTCAGCGGCGCCCTCTTGGAGGCGATGAACGCGGTGTATTTCCGTCCTCGCCCCTTCACGGACCATGAGGTGCATCTGCTTTTCTATCATCCCTCGGATTCCTCGTTCCCCAGCAACGCCGCGACGGTGGCCTGGGCCATCGCGGTCTCCTTGAAGACGGGGAACCGTCGGGTCGGGTGGGTGGCGATGGGGCTGGCGGCCGGGATCAGCCTGGCCCGGGTTTATGGCGGGGTGCATTATCCCCTGGATGTGGTCGCGGGGGCGCTGCTGGGGGCCGGGCTCAGCGGAGCCCTCTTCCGCTCCCGGATGTTCCGCGCCGCAAGCCTCCGGCTCGCCCGCCGGATCGGAGGGCGCTTTCGCCTGTAG